From the genome of Kaistella daneshvariae, one region includes:
- a CDS encoding TIGR02757 family protein has translation MKNAEKNFGDEAFLKEFLNEKADFYNNADFIKDDPIQIPHRFYIKQDIEIAGFLTATISWGNRKSIINDAEKILSWMGNSPHDFILNYTEKDFEKFNHQSVHRTFNQEDLQYFTESLQRLYRKNSSLEDHFFLKNGESNFYHSLARFRAEFFQNDEKHRSMKHVSSTYKNSSAKRLMMFLRWMVRQDKKGVDFGIWQNIDQKYLSVPLDVHTGNISRKLNLISRKQNDWKTVEEMDVILRKFDAQDPAKYDFALFGLGVSKDF, from the coding sequence GTGAAAAATGCGGAAAAAAATTTTGGTGATGAAGCTTTTTTGAAAGAGTTTCTGAATGAAAAGGCGGATTTTTACAACAATGCCGATTTCATTAAAGACGACCCAATTCAGATTCCGCACCGGTTTTATATAAAACAGGATATCGAAATTGCCGGCTTTTTAACGGCAACTATTTCCTGGGGGAACCGAAAATCAATCATCAATGATGCGGAAAAAATCCTTTCGTGGATGGGAAATTCGCCACACGATTTCATCCTGAACTACACCGAAAAAGATTTTGAAAAATTTAATCATCAGTCCGTTCACCGCACTTTTAACCAAGAAGATTTACAATATTTTACCGAAAGTCTGCAACGGCTTTACCGCAAAAATTCGTCGCTTGAAGACCATTTTTTTCTAAAAAACGGCGAATCCAATTTTTACCACAGTTTAGCACGTTTCCGCGCAGAATTTTTTCAGAACGACGAAAAACACCGCAGCATGAAGCATGTAAGTTCCACCTACAAAAATTCCTCCGCAAAGCGGCTGATGATGTTTCTTCGCTGGATGGTGAGACAGGATAAAAAAGGCGTGGATTTTGGCATTTGGCAAAACATCGACCAAAAATATCTTTCCGTTCCACTGGACGTGCACACCGGAAATATTTCCCGAAAACTGAACTTGATTTCGCGCAAGCAAAATGACTGGAAAACAGTGGAGGAAATGGATGTTATTTTGCGTAAATTCGATGCGCAGGATCCGGCGAAATATGACTTTGCGCTTTTCGGTTTAGGTGTATCAAAAGATTTTTAA
- a CDS encoding coiled-coil domain-containing protein → MKTREEKKQEKVDFLVRVTDGVMWWIGSIPSLIVHSVLFLTAFLLPVFGVVEFDKMLLVLTTVLSLEAIYLAIFIQMSVNRSQEHIEDLKEDVNEIQEDIEDIQEDIEEISEDIDDIQEDIEDIAEEEDDEDHSERAKNVMLKSNVATNKTQITSLKSKIATLEQLLEELKKEDK, encoded by the coding sequence ATGAAGACGAGAGAAGAAAAAAAACAGGAAAAAGTAGATTTTTTGGTCCGCGTAACTGATGGCGTCATGTGGTGGATTGGCTCTATACCTTCGCTCATCGTGCATTCGGTGTTGTTTTTAACCGCTTTTTTATTGCCGGTTTTCGGTGTGGTAGAATTTGACAAAATGTTGTTGGTTTTAACCACGGTTTTGTCGTTAGAAGCCATTTACCTCGCCATTTTCATTCAAATGTCGGTTAATAGAAGTCAGGAACACATCGAAGATTTGAAAGAAGACGTCAACGAAATTCAGGAAGATATTGAAGATATCCAGGAAGATATCGAAGAAATCAGCGAAGACATCGATGATATTCAGGAAGATATCGAAGATATTGCCGAAGAAGAAGACGATGAAGACCACAGCGAGCGCGCCAAAAATGTCATGCTAAAAAGTAACGTAGCAACCAACAAAACGCAGATTACTTCTTTAAAATCGAAAATTGCCACGCTGGAGCAGCTTTTGGAAGAATTGAAAAAAGAGGACAAATAG
- a CDS encoding ribonuclease Z codes for MSTFLTILGFNSAIPTVNSAPTAQFLEMDERSFLIDCGEGTQVQLRKAKVRFSKVNHIFISHLHGDHCFGLPGLIASFRLLGRETPLHVYGPLGIKEMLETIFRLSETHRGFEVVYHELQSKESEKIYEDNRLEVFTIPLKHRIYCNGYLFREKPKERHLNMAEVSKYPEIETCDYQNLKNGKDFILSDGYVLKNEVLTTAPSKSVSYAFCSDTRYTEQILPLINEVDVLYHESTFLHDLKEMADYTGHTTALEAARIARKANVGRLILGHFSNRYHDLNVFLNEAREIFPNTELPKALQPVEI; via the coding sequence TTGAGCACTTTTCTTACGATTCTCGGTTTTAATTCTGCCATTCCCACGGTGAATTCTGCGCCTACCGCACAGTTTCTGGAGATGGATGAGCGCAGTTTTCTCATCGATTGTGGCGAAGGAACCCAGGTGCAACTCAGAAAAGCAAAAGTTCGTTTTTCAAAGGTGAACCACATCTTTATTTCGCATCTTCACGGTGATCATTGTTTTGGTTTGCCGGGTTTGATTGCTTCCTTTCGACTTCTTGGTCGCGAAACCCCGCTTCATGTTTACGGACCGCTCGGAATTAAGGAAATGCTTGAAACCATTTTTCGCTTGAGCGAAACGCACCGCGGTTTTGAGGTGGTTTACCATGAACTTCAAAGCAAGGAATCCGAAAAAATTTATGAAGATAACAGACTGGAAGTTTTCACCATTCCTTTAAAGCACCGCATATATTGCAACGGTTATCTGTTCCGTGAAAAACCAAAAGAGCGCCATCTAAATATGGCTGAAGTTTCCAAATATCCGGAAATTGAAACCTGCGATTACCAGAATTTGAAGAACGGAAAAGATTTTATTTTAAGTGACGGTTATGTGCTGAAAAATGAGGTGCTGACTACCGCACCGTCAAAATCGGTTTCCTACGCTTTTTGCAGCGACACCAGATATACCGAACAAATTTTGCCTTTAATTAATGAAGTTGATGTGCTGTATCACGAATCGACTTTTCTTCATGACCTGAAAGAAATGGCAGATTACACCGGACATACGACTGCCTTGGAAGCTGCTAGAATTGCGCGAAAAGCCAACGTTGGCAGATTGATTCTGGGTCATTTTTCGAACCGTTATCATGATTTAAATGTTTTTCTGAATGAAGCGCGCGAGATTTTCCCAAATACCGAATTGCCAAAAGCGCTGCAGCCGGTAGAAATTTAA